The Gemmatimonadetes bacterium SCN 70-22 DNA segment CCGGACGGGGCCCGGCGCCGGGACGCGCGCGCGGCCCTCCCGGAAAACCGCCGAAGGCGCCCAGCCGGCGCATCTCGTCGTACTGCTTCCGCTTCTCGGCGTCGCCGACCACCTGGTAGGCCTCGGAGATCTCCTTGAAGCGGTCGGCCGCCTTCGGATCGTTGGGGTTCGCGTCCGGGTGATACTTCTTGGCCAGGCGGCGGTACTGCTTCTTGATGTCCTCCGCCGACGCCGTCGACGAGACCCCCAGCACCGCGTAGTAGTCCTTGGGATTGGCCATGCGTGCCTAACGGCGACTCACGCGTTCCACTGCTTCACGACCACGCGCGCCGGGCGGAGGAGCTGCCCGCGGAAGAGGTACCCCAGCTGGAACACCTGGGCCACGAGATGGTCCTCGTCGGCGCTGGCCGCCGGCGTCGTCGAGATGGCCTCGTGCACGGCAGGGTCGAAGGGGTGATCCATCGGGTTCACCAGTTCCAGCCCGTGCCCCGCCAACGACTTGAACAGCTTCCGCTCCACCATCGCCACCCCCTCCACCACGGTGCGCGACTCGGTCGTGGCCGGGTCCACCTGCGCGAAGCGCGCCAGGTCGTCGAGCACCTCCAGCAGCCCGGCAACCATGTCGGCCTGGGCGCGCCACCCCGCCTCCTGCCGCTCCCGGACGGTGCGCTTGCGGTAGTTGTCGTACTCCGCCGCCAGGCGCAGGTACTTGTCGCGCTGCTCCTCGAGCTGGCGCTGCCAGTCCTCGCCCGCTGCCCCCGTGGCCGAGGCCTCCGTGCCCGTGGGCGCAACGCCTGGGGTCCCCGTCTCCGTCCCCTCCGGCGGGGTGGTGGAGTGCTGCGATCCGTGTGGTTGGTCCATATGGCTGACGCCTACTGGATGCTGGCGGAAAGGTTTCGTGGGCGCCGGCGCCATTCACCCCGGCGCACGCGCC contains these protein-coding regions:
- a CDS encoding nucleotide exchange factor GrpE; the protein is MDQPHGSQHSTTPPEGTETGTPGVAPTGTEASATGAAGEDWQRQLEEQRDKYLRLAAEYDNYRKRTVRERQEAGWRAQADMVAGLLEVLDDLARFAQVDPATTESRTVVEGVAMVERKLFKSLAGHGLELVNPMDHPFDPAVHEAISTTPAASADEDHLVAQVFQLGYLFRGQLLRPARVVVKQWNA